The Mycobacterium paragordonae genome includes a region encoding these proteins:
- a CDS encoding TetR/AcrR family transcriptional regulator produces MTTESDKPYHHGQLGRAGIDGAVEEVESVGVAAVSMRRIARRAGVSHAALSYRFGDKAGIFTAVATEGFRLAAAAIGSKASGPNGFVHGGQAYIAFALTHRGYFEVMFRPNLYRGDDAQLAEARAAAFGVLYGSARASLEAHRGGPVSDDEVRGLVLAGWSTSHGFATLALTANLSEQLEAGADALAALIVRGTVTMGELAQSAESQLDPGEKNSAG; encoded by the coding sequence CGACAAGCCTTACCACCACGGACAACTTGGCCGGGCCGGCATCGACGGGGCTGTGGAGGAAGTCGAGTCGGTCGGAGTGGCCGCGGTGAGCATGCGTCGAATCGCACGACGGGCGGGCGTGTCACACGCCGCTCTGTCCTACAGGTTCGGCGACAAGGCCGGGATATTCACCGCTGTAGCGACCGAAGGATTTCGCCTCGCGGCGGCGGCTATTGGCTCAAAAGCGTCTGGGCCCAACGGTTTTGTGCACGGCGGCCAGGCCTACATCGCATTCGCGCTGACCCATCGAGGGTATTTCGAGGTGATGTTCCGGCCGAACCTCTATCGCGGCGATGATGCTCAACTCGCGGAGGCGAGAGCTGCCGCCTTTGGAGTCCTCTACGGAAGCGCCAGAGCCAGTCTTGAGGCGCATCGCGGAGGTCCCGTCTCAGACGACGAAGTGCGGGGGTTGGTACTGGCGGGCTGGTCGACCTCGCACGGATTTGCAACCCTGGCTCTGACAGCTAATCTCTCGGAGCAGTTGGAGGCCGGGGCAGATGCGCTTGCCGCGCTTATAGTGCGCGGTACCGTCACGATGGGAGAACTGGCGCAGAGCGCTGAATCTCAACTGGACCCGGGCGAAAAGAACAGTGCCGGTTGA
- a CDS encoding L,D-transpeptidase, with protein MKANMFHGRRRRLLLSVLFVLGVLGAAVPACSARHSLGDAPTTGPARVTITPSPNARDIQPTAPVEVKADAGTLVEVRMVNDGGKQIDGVMTPDNTVWKPTGPLGYAHTYTLTVTSRGTNGADSSQVSKFSTVRPSNQTKVSFTMTSEAALREGGTYGVGTVVVAHFDEQISDRAAAERQLVVTTNPPVQGSWYWVDSQNAHWRPEHYYSPGTAVTAEAKIYGIALGGGMFGQDDSKVSFRIGDAHVSIADDATKLVSVFDNGKLVRTMPTSMGMGGTETVGGRTLSFWTPPGVYTVLDRGNPVVMDSSTFGLPKNSRLGYRETINYATRISIDGIYLHQLDSTVWAQGNTDTSHGCLNLNGENAKWYYDFSVPGDVVEVHNTGGPPLKIEQNGDWTLSWDDWRKGSALPRSS; from the coding sequence ATGAAAGCCAACATGTTTCATGGCAGGCGGCGCCGCCTTCTACTGTCCGTGCTGTTCGTGCTAGGGGTGCTGGGCGCGGCGGTCCCAGCGTGCTCCGCGCGCCATTCACTGGGCGACGCGCCGACGACAGGTCCCGCGCGGGTGACGATCACGCCCAGCCCGAATGCGCGTGACATCCAACCGACGGCACCGGTGGAGGTGAAGGCCGACGCGGGAACGCTGGTCGAGGTACGCATGGTCAACGACGGCGGCAAGCAGATCGACGGCGTCATGACGCCGGACAACACGGTGTGGAAACCGACGGGTCCGCTGGGATACGCACACACCTACACCCTGACCGTCACCAGTCGCGGGACCAACGGCGCTGACAGTTCACAGGTTTCGAAATTCTCCACCGTTCGGCCGTCCAATCAGACCAAGGTGTCGTTCACCATGACGTCAGAAGCTGCCTTGCGGGAAGGCGGTACCTACGGGGTCGGCACAGTCGTCGTCGCGCACTTCGATGAGCAGATCTCCGATCGGGCAGCCGCCGAGCGTCAGCTGGTTGTGACCACCAATCCCCCCGTCCAAGGTTCCTGGTATTGGGTCGACTCTCAGAACGCCCACTGGCGGCCCGAGCACTACTACTCGCCCGGCACTGCGGTGACCGCAGAAGCCAAGATTTACGGTATTGCGTTGGGCGGCGGCATGTTCGGGCAGGACGACAGCAAGGTGTCGTTTCGCATCGGCGACGCGCACGTGTCCATCGCCGACGATGCGACCAAGCTGGTCAGCGTATTCGACAACGGGAAACTGGTCCGGACCATGCCCACGTCCATGGGCATGGGCGGCACCGAGACCGTCGGCGGGCGCACCTTGTCGTTCTGGACTCCCCCGGGTGTCTACACCGTGCTCGACAGGGGGAATCCGGTGGTGATGGATTCGTCGACCTTCGGGCTGCCGAAGAATTCGCGGCTCGGATACCGCGAGACGATCAATTACGCCACCAGAATCAGCATCGACGGCATCTACCTGCACCAGCTCGATTCGACGGTATGGGCTCAAGGCAATACGGACACCTCGCACGGCTGCTTGAACCTCAACGGCGAGAACGCCAAATGGTATTACGACTTCTCGGTGCCAGGTGACGTTGTCGAGGTGCACAACACCGGTGGGCCGCCGCTGAAGATCGAGCAGAACGGCGACTGGACGCTCAGCTGGGACGACTGGCGCAAAGGTAGCGCGCTACCGCGTTCCTCGTAG